The Pecten maximus chromosome 11, xPecMax1.1, whole genome shotgun sequence genome has a segment encoding these proteins:
- the LOC117338104 gene encoding cleft lip and palate transmembrane protein 1-like protein codes for MKLSFSLVVSALFLGYIGHSMWVIYGIFFPTPCAKGKRCIYPYIGQKPTPELEMQIFTSTKQKGVSESDLKLIWRNDSLDIHQTYVKDVNVSMPLKTRRNGTLYIHVFVHPKGHDPFDSTYSVHTLVTMTTYSLPQAEFFSLLGDRNESETLDRNIPISHWRKKLFVTLVTDPLAIDMHAIPADLYKFISPAPNGRYLPIVYIDHISFRVRDLLPINKSSSTMPLSITYSPISVGKLRFWNNMLESMKMLHGFGFSDKDTDEVKGIFADTNFTFLMLTFAVAAFHLLFDFLAFKNDISYWKGRRSMVGLSSRAVLWRCVSTIIIFFYLMDQETSLLVLVPAGIGAIIEVWKVKKALKLTIHWKGIKPTFEVGKTSDQEKETAAFDSEAMKYLSYLLLPLCLGGAVYSLFYTPHKSWYSWCIQSLVNGVYAFGFLFMLPQLFVNYKMKSVAHLPWRAFTYKAFNTFIDDIFAFIITMPTAHRLACFRDDVVFVVYLYQRWLYPVDKKRVNEFGRSYEDEDEKKKN; via the exons ATGAAGCTGTCCTTTAGTTTGGTTGTATCTGCCCTTTTTCTTGGCTACATTGGTCACTCTATGTGGGTTATCTATGGGATTTTCTTCCCCACTCCATGTGCTAAAGGCAAGAGATGTATTTATCCATATATTGGACAGAAACCAACGCCAGAACTAGAG ATGCAAATCTTTACCTCTACAAAGCAGAAAGGTGTCAGTGAAAGTGATCTGAAGCTGATCTGGAGGAATGACAGTTTGGATATTCATCAGACATATGTAAA AGATGTAAATGTTTCCATGCCGCTAAAGACAAGAAGGAATGGAACACTGTACATCCATGTGTTCGTCCATCCAAAGGGACATGATCCATTCGACAGCACCTATAGCGTACACACCTTGGTAACCATGACAACATACTCTCTGCCGCAAGCAGAGTTCTTCAGTCTGCTTGGGGACAGAAATGAG AGTGAGACTCTGGACAGAAACATCCCAATCAGCCACTGGAGGAAGAAATTGTTTGTGACATTGGTGACCGACCCCTTGGCTATAGACATGCATGCAATTCCAGCCGATTTGTATAAGTTCATCAG TCCTGCCCCAAATGGACGCTACTTGCCAATCGTATACATAGACCATATCAGTTTCAGAGTGAGGGATCTCCTG CCAATCAACAAGAGCTCAAGCACCATGCCTCTGAGTATAACATACTCGCCCATCTCGGTTGGCAAATTACGATTCTGGAACAACATGTTGGAGTCCATGAAGATGCTACATGGATTCG GTTTCTCTGATAAAGATACAGATGAGGTGAAAGGAATCTTCGCTGATACAAATTTTACCTTCCTGATGCTAACGTTTGCTGTAGCTGCATTCCAT TTACTCTTCGACTTCCTCGCTTTTAAGAATGATATAAGTTATTGGAAGGGACGTAGGTCAATGGTGGGCCTTTCTTCCAGAGCAG TTCTGTGGAGGTGTGTTTCAACAATAATCATCTTTTTCTACCTGATGGACCAGGAGACTAGTTTACTGGTACTGGTGCCTGCTGGAATAGGAGCTATTATAGAG GTTTGGAAAGTAAAGAAAGCtttaaaattaacaatacaCTGGAAAGGAATAAAACCTACTTTTGAA GTTGGCAAGACTTCTGACCAGGAGAAAGAAACTGCAGCCTTTGATTCTGAG GCTATGAAATATTTGTCCTACCTACTGCTACCTCTGTGTTTGGGTGGAGCTGTGTATTCCCTGTTCTATACACCACATAAAAG TTGGTATTCCTGGTGTATTCAGAGCCTCGTAAATG GAGTGTATGCATTTGGGTTCCTTTTTATGCTACCTCAACTGTTTGTGAATTATAAG ATGAAGTCTGTAGCACATCTACCATGGAGGGCTTTCACCTATAAG gcATTCAACACTTTTATAGATGATATATTTGCTTTCATTATCACCATGCCAACCGCTCACCGACTAGCCTGTTTCCGTGACGATgtagtttttgttgtttatctGTATCAGAGATG GCTCTATCCAGTTGATAAAAAGAGAGTGAATGAATTTGGAAGGTCATATGAAGATGAAGATGAGAAAAAGAAGAATTAG